A window of Ananas comosus cultivar F153 linkage group 4, ASM154086v1, whole genome shotgun sequence contains these coding sequences:
- the LOC109709462 gene encoding bifunctional dethiobiotin synthetase/7,8-diamino-pelargonic acid aminotransferase, mitochondrial-like translates to MGYSAARYGHVMFPENVYEPALHCAEVLLGGVGKGWASRTFYSDNGSTAIEIALKMAFRKYLLDHGILLDYEKGILSERCIQLKVSSTLCCSINFLQVKYLRRIMWVDQIFVAATFNP, encoded by the exons ATGGGTTATTCTGCTGCGAGGTATGGCCATGTAATGTTTCCTGAAAACGTATATGAGCCTGCACTGCATTGTGCTGAAGTGCTGCTTGGAGGAGTTGGAAAAG GCTGGGCTTCTCGAACTTTCTATTCTGACAATGGATCCACCGCAATTGAAATTGCACTGAAGATGGCATTCCGTAAATATTTACTTGATCATGGAATCCTTTTGGATTATGAAAAGGGGATCCTAAGTGAAAGATGTATTCAGCTAAAGGTGAGTTCTACTTTGTGCTGCTCTATCAACTTTCTACAAGTGAAATATCTGCGAAGAATTATGTGGGTGGATCAAATCTTTGTTGCAGCAACATTCAATCCATGA
- the LOC109709463 gene encoding secretory carrier-associated membrane protein 2-like: MARRYDPNPFDEEEETVNPFSEPAVGGKANGQSSYGGGPFFQTPTFTLPPTSNSRLSPLPPEPVDFYNDYGPTIDIPLDTSMDVKKKEKELQAKEAELKKRERELKRREEAAARAGIVIEEKNWPPFFPIIHHDIANEIPIYAQRMQYFAFASLLGLVGCLVWNVIAVTAAWIKGEGVTIWFLAIIYFIAGCPGGYLLWYRPLYRAMRSESALKFGWFFLFYLVHIGFCIYSAVAPPIPFKGKSLTGILPAIDVIGDSVIVGIFYFIGFGLFCLESLLSIWVMQQVLMYFRGSGKAAEMKREAARGAMRAAF, from the exons ATGGCGCGACGTTACGACCCCAACCCGttcgacgaggaggaggagacggtTAATCCCTTCTCG GAGCCAGCTGTTGGTGGAAAGGCAAATGGACAATCTAGTTATGGTGGAGGTCCATTCTTTCAAACA CCTACATTTACTCTGCCTCCTACTTCAAATTCTCGGCTCTCACCTCTTCCACCCGAACCGGTTGACTTCTACAACGACTATGGTCCAACGATTGACATCCCTCTTGATACTTCAATG GatgtgaagaaaaaggagaaggaacTTCAAGCTAAGGAGGCTGAGctaaagaagagagaaagg GAACTTAAAAGGAGGGAAGAGGCTGCAGCCCGAG CTGGGATTGTTATAGAGGAGAAGAATTGGCCACCATTTTTCCCCATTATTCATCATGATATTGCAAATGAGATACCCATCTATGCGCAAAGGATGCAATACTTTGCCTTTGCATCATTGTTAG GATTGGTTGGATGCCTTGTTTGGAATGTAATAGCAGTTACAGCAGCTTGGATAAAGGGGGAAG GTGTAACGATCTGGTTCCTAGCTATCATATATTTCATCGCAGGTTGCCCAGGCGGTTATTTGTTATGGTATCGACCTCTTTACCGTGCCATGAG GTCCGAAAGTGCTTTGAAGTTTGGATGGTTCTTTCTGTTTTACTTG GTTCATATTGGTTTCTGTATCTATTCAGCTGTTGCTCCTCCAATCCCTTTCAAAGGAAAATCATTGAC GGGAATTTTGCCAGCAATTGATGTCATTGGCGACAGTGTTATAGTCGGG ATCTTCTACTTCATTGGATTCGGCTTATTTTGCCTTGAATCACTCCTCAGCATCTGGGTCATGCAG CAAGTATTAATGTACTTCCGAGGAAGTGGAAAGGCTGCAGAGATGAAGCGCGAGGCAGCACGTGGTGCCATGCGGGCTGCATTTTGA